The Selenomonadales bacterium genome contains the following window.
AGTTGCCACTATGAGCATATACGAGATAAGAGTCCACGACATGCACGGCAACGAGATTGCACTGGCACAATACCGTGGGAAAGTTTTACTTGTTGTCAACACAGCCACAGAGTGTGGTTTCACGCCGCACTATGGCGAACTCGAACGGCTACACAGGCAATACCAGGACCGTGGCCTAGTGGTACTCGACTTCCCGAGTAACCAGTTTAAGCAAGCTCCGGGTACAGTCGAGGAAATTCACGCCTTCTGCACGGGACGCTTTGGAGTTACTTTCCTGCCATTCGCCAAGGTCGACGTCGCAGGGCCCGATGCTCACCCGCTCTTTGCGTATCTGACCGCACAGACGCAGTTTGCCGGCTTCGACATGTCACACCCCATCGGTCCGCGCCTAGACGCCAAGTTGCGTGCGGCGGACCCGAACTATCACCTAACGCCTGAAATCAAGTGGAACTTCACGAAATTCTTAGTCGACCGTGACGGAAAGATAGTGGGACGCTTCGAGCCTACTTTTGACATGGCTGCGCTCGAAAACATTATCCGAGGTAGCTTGTAGTGGGTGCGGCGGCAATTGCCGCGCGCCTGCGCGAAAACGTGGGCAAGGTCATTATCGGCAAAGAAGGCGTTATCGACCTTATCCTCGTCGCTCTAGCCTGCGAAGGACACATACTGCTTGAGGACGTGCCTGGCACAGGCAAGACCATGCTCGCCAAAACCGTGAGTCGCTCCCTGCAGCTTGAGTTTAGGCGCGTGCAGTTCACCCCTGACTTGTTGCCCTCTGACGTGACCGGCGTAAGTGTGTTTAACGAGGCCACAGCGCAGTTTGAGTTTCGCAAAGGCCCTGCGTTTACTAACGTGCTCTTGGCGGACGAAATCAACAGGGCTACCCCGCGCACGCAAGCTGCCTTGCTCGAATGCATGGAGGAACGGCAAGTGACAACCGACGGCGAAACGCGTCCACTTGCCGACCCCTTTATCGTCCTGGCTACGCAAAACCCGATTGAACAGGAAGGCACATTCCCTTTGCCTGAGGCACAGCTAGACCGCTTCTTGCTGCGCCTGTCGTTAGGCTATCCTTCTCCACAGGAAGAAGCGCACTTGTTAACGCGCTTTGCGGCGACCAATCCTTTGCATGCCCTGCAGCCCGTTGCGGGCGCCGTTGACGTAGTGGCTATGCGTACGGCAGCGCAAGCAGTTTTGCTCGGTGAAGCGGTATCGGCATACATCGTGGCAATAGTACGCGCTACGCGCGAGCATGAAGCGCTGCGACTTGGGGCCAGCCCGCGTGCCACAATAGCTTTAATGCGCGCGGCTCGCGCCCGCGCCGCGTTGCTCGGGCGTGCTTTTGTGATGCCAGATGACGTTAAGGAACTCGTGAAACCGGTGTTAAGCCACAGACTTATCTTAAAAAACCAATTCCGGCTGCGCGGCCAGAGCCAGGAGAGCGTGCTCGACTCAGTTCTTGGTCAAATCCCTGTTCCTGTTTTGCCTGACACCGATCAATGAGAAGGGTCCG
Protein-coding sequences here:
- a CDS encoding glutathione peroxidase translates to MSIYEIRVHDMHGNEIALAQYRGKVLLVVNTATECGFTPHYGELERLHRQYQDRGLVVLDFPSNQFKQAPGTVEEIHAFCTGRFGVTFLPFAKVDVAGPDAHPLFAYLTAQTQFAGFDMSHPIGPRLDAKLRAADPNYHLTPEIKWNFTKFLVDRDGKIVGRFEPTFDMAALENIIRGSL
- a CDS encoding MoxR family ATPase, coding for MGAAAIAARLRENVGKVIIGKEGVIDLILVALACEGHILLEDVPGTGKTMLAKTVSRSLQLEFRRVQFTPDLLPSDVTGVSVFNEATAQFEFRKGPAFTNVLLADEINRATPRTQAALLECMEERQVTTDGETRPLADPFIVLATQNPIEQEGTFPLPEAQLDRFLLRLSLGYPSPQEEAHLLTRFAATNPLHALQPVAGAVDVVAMRTAAQAVLLGEAVSAYIVAIVRATREHEALRLGASPRATIALMRAARARAALLGRAFVMPDDVKELVKPVLSHRLILKNQFRLRGQSQESVLDSVLGQIPVPVLPDTDQ